The stretch of DNA TGTCGTGGTTGTGGACGAGCATCTTTGATAGCTGCCGACAGCAAGACAAAGGATCACCGACGGAAAACCGAGCTGATCATTGCCGATCGGGCATGATGAAAGACGTGGGCGGCAATTGCGCGTTTACTCGAACAATGCCAACTGTCCATCAGACGGCTTGCGGAATGCGGCGACGGAAAGCTCCGGACTGTCACCCGCAATCCCAGCCTTTCGACAAGCTGCGCTAAACAAATTCCTAATCATGTCAGCATACGGGCCTTCACCGCGCATCCGATGACCAAACCGCGGGTCGTTCAGCCGGCCACCTTTCATCGAGCGGAGATGATTGAGCACCTTCTGCTTTCGTCGCGGGAAGTGTTGTTCAAGCCACTGTTCAAACAACGGCGCGACAGCCAGCGGCAATCGCACAATCGTATAGCCGGCGAATCGTGCGCCGGCGTTGGCGGCGGCGGCAAGAACTGATGGAATCTCATGGTCGGTCAAGCCGGGAATAATCGGCGCGACCATCACGCCCACCGGCACACCTGCCCTTGTCAACGTTTCAATTGCCGCCAGCCGTCGTTTCGGGCTGGAGGCTCGTGGCTCCATGAGCCGTGTGAGACGGGCATCGAGCGTTGTCAAGGATATGTAGACAGCGGCTGCGCGATAACGCGCTAATTCGCTCAGTAAATCTGCGTCACGCGTGACCAAATAATTTTTGGTGATGATGGCGACCGGGTTGCGAAACGCGACG from Blastocatellia bacterium encodes:
- a CDS encoding PA0069 family radical SAM protein, with translation MPSLNNQRGVILGRGASGNPPNRFDRFSFEPDLNVSDPDDLPAPSTQFFKDTSRTIIAYNDSPDVGFEASVNPYRGCEHGCSYCYARPTHEYLGFSAGLDFESKIMVKEDAPELLRRELSAPSWKPQPIAMSGVTDCYQPVERHLQLTRRCLEVLVAFRNPVAIITKNYLVTRDADLLSELARYRAAAVYISLTTLDARLTRLMEPRASSPKRRLAAIETLTRAGVPVGVMVAPIIPGLTDHEIPSVLAAAANAGARFAGYTIVRLPLAVAPLFEQWLEQHFPRRKQKVLNHLRSMKGGRLNDPRFGHRMRGEGPYADMIRNLFSAACRKAGIAGDSPELSVAAFRKPSDGQLALFE